The following proteins are encoded in a genomic region of Streptomyces gobiensis:
- a CDS encoding PLP-dependent aminotransferase family protein → MEVMNFLNEITSRHPEAISFGPGRPYEGLFEVERIGEYLDAYIRHLCDNLGRTREEVRTLLFQYGRTSGHLQELVARTLRNDEGIQAGPESIVVTVGCQEGMFIALRALFAGPSDVLLVSSPCYVGITGAARLLDIETVPVPEGEDGIDPGALRRTVTTLRAVGKRPRALYVVPDFSNPTGTCLTLAARRRLLELAEDEDLLLLEDNPYGFFTRTGTCRPTLKALDSQRRVIYLGSFAKTCFPGARVGYVVADQQVQTRDGRCTLLAEELSKVKSMVTVNTPALSQAVIGGMLMTHGYRLREASKAATDFYRENLTVLLDCLERLLPPSRREAAGVQWNSPEGGFFLTLSVPFPADNALLEESARDYGVIWTPMSYFYPDGGGRYQMRLSLSCLTPDQVAEGARRLVSLLDPSATR, encoded by the coding sequence ATGGAGGTGATGAACTTCCTCAACGAGATCACCTCCCGCCACCCGGAGGCGATCTCCTTCGGCCCCGGTCGGCCGTACGAGGGCCTCTTCGAGGTCGAGCGGATCGGCGAGTACCTCGACGCGTACATACGCCATCTCTGCGACAACCTGGGCCGCACCCGCGAGGAGGTCCGCACCCTGCTCTTCCAGTACGGGCGCACCAGCGGCCACCTCCAGGAACTGGTGGCCCGCACGCTGCGCAACGACGAGGGGATCCAGGCCGGTCCCGAGTCCATCGTGGTGACCGTGGGCTGCCAGGAGGGGATGTTCATCGCACTCCGTGCGCTGTTCGCCGGTCCCTCGGATGTCCTGCTGGTCTCCTCGCCGTGCTACGTCGGCATCACAGGGGCGGCCCGTCTGCTGGACATTGAGACAGTGCCGGTGCCCGAAGGCGAGGACGGGATCGACCCCGGGGCGCTGAGGCGCACCGTCACCACGCTGCGGGCGGTCGGGAAGCGGCCCCGCGCGCTGTATGTGGTGCCCGACTTCTCCAACCCCACCGGCACATGCCTGACGCTTGCCGCACGCCGTCGTCTCCTGGAACTGGCCGAGGACGAGGATCTGCTGCTCCTGGAGGACAACCCGTACGGTTTCTTCACGCGCACCGGCACTTGTCGGCCCACGCTGAAGGCGCTCGACAGCCAGCGCCGCGTGATCTACCTCGGCTCCTTCGCCAAGACCTGCTTTCCCGGCGCCCGGGTGGGTTATGTGGTCGCCGACCAGCAGGTCCAGACGCGGGATGGCCGCTGCACGCTCCTGGCTGAGGAGCTGTCCAAGGTCAAGAGCATGGTCACGGTGAACACTCCCGCGCTCAGCCAGGCGGTCATCGGCGGGATGCTCATGACGCACGGCTACCGCTTGCGGGAGGCCAGCAAGGCGGCCACGGACTTCTACCGGGAGAACCTGACGGTCCTGCTGGACTGTCTGGAACGCCTGCTGCCGCCGAGTCGGCGGGAAGCGGCCGGAGTCCAATGGAACTCGCCCGAGGGCGGGTTCTTCCTCACCCTGAGTGTCCCCTTCCCGGCGGACAACGCACTGCTGGAGGAGTCCGCTCGCGATTACGGGGTGATCTGGACACCCATGAGCTACTTCTATCCGGACGGTGGCGGCCGGTATCAAATGCGGCTGTCCCTCAGCTGTCTCACGCCAGATCAGGTGGCGGAGGGAGCCCGCAGACTGGTGTCCCTGCTGGACCCGTCCGCTACGCGGTGA
- a CDS encoding bifunctional RNase H/acid phosphatase, translated as MGRRFLVEADGGSRGNPGPAGYGAVVKDAATGETLVEAAEYVGYATNNVAEYKGLIAGLRAARELDPEATVRVRMDSKLVVEQMSGRWKIKHPDMRPLAMEAKGIFPVDAVAYEWIPRERNKHADRLANEAMDAGKRGETWEASRSTAELDAAADAAVGAVGAADALRAAAPVERTPTAPPVGWAADLGAPTTLVLLRHGETVLTPEKRFSGSGGSDPELSAVGRRQAEAVAAALAARGTVQVVLSSPLRRCQETASVVAARLGLEVRTDEGLRETDFGAWEGLTFAEVKERYPDDLDAWLASAKAAPTGGGESFATVARRVALARDKALARYAGKTVLLVTHVTPVKTLVRLALGAPPESLFRMELAAASLSAVAYYADGNASVRLLNDTGHLR; from the coding sequence ATGGGGCGTCGCTTCCTGGTCGAGGCGGACGGTGGTTCCCGGGGCAACCCGGGCCCGGCCGGCTACGGAGCGGTGGTGAAGGACGCGGCGACGGGGGAGACCCTGGTGGAGGCCGCGGAGTATGTGGGGTACGCGACGAACAACGTCGCGGAGTACAAGGGGCTGATCGCCGGGCTGCGCGCGGCGCGGGAGCTGGACCCTGAGGCGACGGTGCGGGTCCGGATGGACTCCAAGCTTGTCGTCGAGCAGATGTCCGGGCGCTGGAAGATCAAGCACCCCGATATGCGGCCCCTCGCCATGGAGGCGAAGGGTATCTTCCCGGTGGACGCGGTCGCGTATGAGTGGATCCCCCGGGAGCGGAACAAGCACGCGGACCGGCTCGCGAATGAGGCGATGGACGCGGGCAAGCGCGGCGAGACGTGGGAGGCGAGCCGTTCGACGGCGGAGCTTGACGCGGCGGCTGACGCGGCGGTCGGCGCGGTCGGCGCGGCTGACGCGCTTCGGGCGGCCGCGCCCGTGGAACGTACGCCCACGGCTCCGCCGGTGGGTTGGGCGGCTGATCTGGGCGCGCCCACCACGCTGGTGCTGCTGCGGCACGGGGAGACGGTGCTGACGCCGGAGAAACGCTTCTCGGGCAGTGGCGGCAGCGACCCCGAGCTGTCGGCGGTCGGCCGCCGCCAGGCGGAGGCCGTCGCGGCGGCGCTGGCGGCGCGGGGCACCGTTCAGGTTGTGCTCAGCTCGCCGCTGCGGCGGTGTCAGGAGACGGCGTCGGTCGTTGCCGCGCGACTTGGTCTGGAGGTCCGCACGGATGAGGGGCTGCGGGAGACCGACTTCGGCGCCTGGGAGGGGCTGACCTTCGCGGAGGTCAAGGAGCGCTACCCGGATGACCTGGACGCGTGGCTCGCCTCCGCGAAGGCGGCCCCTACGGGTGGCGGTGAGTCCTTCGCCACGGTGGCGCGGCGGGTCGCGCTGGCCCGCGACAAGGCCCTCGCCCGCTATGCGGGCAAGACGGTGCTGCTGGTGACCCATGTGACGCCGGTCAAGACCCTGGTCCGGCTGGCCCTGGGGGCCCCGCCGGAGTCCCTGTTCCGGATGGAACTGGCCGCCGCGTCGCTTTCGGCGGTGGCGTACTACGCGGACGGCAACGCGTCTGTGCGGCTGCTGAACGACACGGGGCACCTGCGGTGA
- a CDS encoding glycosyl hydrolase family 18 protein: MAGLEYVGYFPQWSMYDRKFFLKDLDTNGTAKKLTILNYAFANISSNNKRHPGYKCFAATAPYAKRDPEADGSIDVGDADADWLWPFKAEDSVDGVADPGWGDDKHLKGNFNQLKKLRAKHPHLKVLVSIGGWTYSRNFSEAAKTQKRREEFVKSFIDFYIRGNLPTEIWTDTKNYPAQFRKVYGGAGLAAGIFDGFDIDWEWPASNAGLPGNGFSPEDRKNLPLLLKEFRKQLDVLDLPQKPRGGKYLLTAFLPADPEVLKVGWDVPEIMKFLDHGNLQGYDLHGPFDCPSNCVTNHQSALHLIADDPSTKKLSVETAVKAWLDARAPRQKIVLGVPFYSRGWEGVQSSAKNGLFQKATGPVSKANGAKYEAGVNDYRSLAPLAQQGYTVHRDDANGVAWLFNPEKKIFWTFDDPMAAYQKAKYAKELGLAGAMAYSLDGDDKSTGILSQHIRAALNGEKPPTKQPPAKNACTAPEWKAEYIYSKPSIVTYAGKMWQGQYWTQKTPPGSKDSGGGTPWRELRTCQLPIHLEANGAQPWKSGVAYACGTMVTHNGELFTAAYDVKATQNIAPGTDPNTWQPHGRYEKAGI; this comes from the coding sequence GTGGCCGGACTCGAATACGTCGGTTACTTCCCGCAGTGGTCGATGTACGACCGGAAGTTCTTCCTCAAAGATCTCGATACCAACGGCACCGCGAAGAAGCTGACAATCCTCAACTACGCGTTCGCGAATATCTCGTCGAACAACAAAAGACATCCCGGATACAAATGCTTCGCGGCGACAGCGCCGTACGCAAAAAGGGACCCCGAGGCCGACGGCTCCATCGACGTCGGGGACGCCGACGCCGACTGGCTCTGGCCGTTCAAGGCCGAGGATTCCGTGGACGGCGTGGCCGACCCCGGGTGGGGTGACGATAAGCACCTCAAGGGCAACTTCAACCAGCTGAAGAAGCTCAGAGCCAAACACCCGCACCTGAAGGTGCTGGTGTCGATCGGCGGCTGGACGTACTCCAGGAACTTCTCCGAGGCTGCCAAGACACAGAAACGGCGCGAGGAGTTCGTCAAGTCCTTCATCGACTTCTACATCAGAGGCAATCTGCCGACGGAGATCTGGACCGACACGAAGAACTACCCGGCTCAATTCCGCAAGGTGTACGGTGGCGCCGGACTGGCTGCGGGCATCTTCGACGGCTTCGACATCGACTGGGAATGGCCCGCCAGCAACGCGGGTCTGCCAGGTAATGGTTTCAGCCCGGAGGACCGGAAGAACCTGCCGCTCCTCCTCAAGGAGTTCCGCAAGCAACTGGACGTCCTGGACCTCCCGCAGAAGCCGCGCGGCGGCAAGTACCTGTTGACCGCATTCCTCCCGGCCGATCCAGAGGTCCTCAAGGTCGGCTGGGACGTGCCCGAGATCATGAAGTTCCTCGACCACGGCAACCTCCAGGGTTACGACCTGCACGGCCCCTTCGACTGCCCCAGCAACTGCGTCACCAACCACCAGTCGGCCCTGCACCTCATCGCCGACGACCCGAGCACTAAAAAGCTCTCCGTGGAAACGGCCGTCAAGGCATGGCTCGACGCCAGGGCCCCCAGGCAGAAAATCGTCCTCGGCGTGCCCTTCTACAGTCGTGGCTGGGAGGGTGTGCAGAGCAGCGCCAAGAACGGCCTCTTCCAGAAGGCCACCGGCCCGGTCTCCAAGGCGAACGGTGCCAAGTATGAGGCAGGCGTTAACGACTACCGCTCCCTCGCCCCGTTGGCGCAGCAGGGCTACACGGTCCACCGGGACGACGCGAACGGCGTCGCCTGGCTGTTCAACCCGGAGAAGAAGATCTTTTGGACCTTCGACGACCCCATGGCCGCCTACCAGAAGGCGAAATACGCCAAGGAACTCGGCCTCGCCGGCGCGATGGCCTACTCGCTCGACGGAGACGACAAGAGCACCGGCATCCTCTCCCAGCACATCCGCGCCGCCCTCAACGGCGAGAAGCCCCCGACCAAACAGCCTCCCGCCAAGAACGCCTGCACCGCTCCTGAGTGGAAGGCCGAGTACATCTACAGCAAGCCCAGCATCGTCACCTACGCCGGCAAGATGTGGCAGGGCCAGTACTGGACCCAGAAAACCCCACCAGGCAGCAAGGACAGTGGCGGCGGCACGCCGTGGCGGGAACTGCGAACCTGCCAGCTGCCGATCCATCTTGAGGCCAACGGGGCGCAGCCCTGGAAATCGGGTGTCGCATACGCGTGCGGCACCATGGTGACCCACAACGGAGAGCTGTTCACCGCGGCCTACGATGTCAAGGCCACCCAGAACATCGCACCCGGCACAGACCCCAACACCTGGCAGCCCCACGGCCGCTACGAAAAGGCAGGCATCTGA
- a CDS encoding Nif3-like dinuclear metal center hexameric protein, protein MPALSDVIAALDALWPPERAEQWDAVGTVCGDPDTKVTRVLLAVDPVREVADEAIALGADLLLTHHPLYLRGTTTVAASTFKGRVVHELIKNDIALYVAHTNADRADPGVSDALAGALDLRVLGPLVPDREDPEGRRGLGRICELAEPLSLAAFAQYAAARLPATAQGVRAAGDPDQMVRTVAVCGGSGDSLFDEVRAAGVDAYVTADLRHHPASEALEHSPLGLVDAAHWATEWPWCEQAAAQLDAISERHGWGLRTHVSRAVTDPWTAHAASGPHHDYSGAPN, encoded by the coding sequence GTGCCCGCACTCTCCGATGTCATCGCCGCGCTCGACGCCCTCTGGCCCCCTGAGCGGGCCGAGCAGTGGGACGCGGTCGGAACGGTCTGCGGCGACCCCGACACCAAGGTGACCCGGGTCCTGCTGGCTGTTGACCCGGTACGGGAGGTCGCCGATGAGGCGATCGCCCTCGGCGCCGATCTGCTGCTGACCCACCACCCGCTCTATCTGCGCGGCACGACGACGGTCGCGGCCAGCACCTTCAAGGGCCGGGTCGTGCACGAGCTGATCAAGAACGACATCGCTCTGTATGTCGCACATACGAACGCCGACCGGGCCGACCCCGGGGTCTCCGACGCCCTCGCCGGTGCGCTCGATTTGCGGGTCCTCGGCCCCTTGGTACCCGATCGGGAGGACCCGGAGGGGCGGCGCGGGCTCGGCCGTATCTGCGAGCTGGCCGAGCCGCTGTCGCTGGCGGCCTTCGCGCAGTACGCCGCCGCCCGGCTGCCCGCCACCGCACAGGGCGTACGCGCCGCCGGGGACCCGGACCAGATGGTCCGTACCGTCGCGGTGTGCGGCGGCTCCGGCGACAGCCTGTTCGACGAGGTGCGGGCCGCGGGCGTCGACGCGTATGTGACCGCCGATCTGCGTCACCACCCGGCCTCCGAGGCCCTCGAACACTCACCGCTGGGGCTGGTCGACGCCGCGCACTGGGCCACCGAGTGGCCCTGGTGCGAGCAGGCCGCCGCCCAGCTCGACGCGATCTCCGAACGGCACGGCTGGGGCCTGCGTACGCATGTCTCCCGCGCCGTCACCGACCCCTGGACCGCCCACGCGGCCTCCGGGCCACACCACGATTACTCAGGAGCCCCCAACTGA
- a CDS encoding 3-oxoacyl-ACP reductase: MLALQGKTAVVTGAGRGIGRAEAVELARLGASVVVNDYGQPEPAEDVAAQIRAAGGQAIAHLGDVADFEQARELVQLAVDTYGQLDILVNNAGILRDRMVFSMSEDEWDSVIRVHLKGHFNTTHFAAAHWRERSKAAGGAVYGRVINTSSEAFVAGSPGQPNYAAAKGGIVGLTTSTAMALAKYGVTANAICPRARTGMTEDVFAGVEVPEGEGLDPLAPEHVSPLVGYLASPAAAKVNGQLLVVHGGMVAVLDRPKVAVKFDTAKDVFSHEELDEQLSPYFAERPANETFAAVEVLGLKKG; the protein is encoded by the coding sequence ATGTTGGCGCTGCAGGGGAAGACCGCTGTCGTTACGGGGGCGGGCCGGGGGATCGGGCGGGCCGAGGCGGTGGAGCTGGCCAGGCTCGGGGCCAGCGTCGTGGTCAACGACTACGGTCAGCCCGAACCGGCCGAGGACGTCGCCGCGCAGATCCGGGCGGCCGGTGGCCAGGCCATCGCGCACCTGGGCGATGTCGCGGACTTCGAGCAGGCCCGCGAGCTGGTCCAGCTGGCGGTCGATACCTATGGGCAGCTCGACATCCTGGTCAATAACGCGGGCATTCTGCGCGACCGGATGGTCTTCTCCATGAGCGAGGACGAGTGGGACTCCGTGATCCGCGTCCACCTCAAGGGGCACTTCAATACGACCCACTTCGCCGCCGCACACTGGCGCGAACGGTCCAAGGCGGCGGGTGGCGCGGTCTACGGCCGGGTTATCAACACGTCGTCCGAGGCCTTTGTCGCGGGCTCCCCCGGACAGCCCAACTACGCCGCCGCGAAGGGCGGCATCGTCGGGCTGACCACCTCGACGGCGATGGCGCTGGCCAAATACGGCGTAACGGCCAACGCCATCTGCCCGCGGGCCCGTACTGGGATGACCGAGGATGTGTTCGCCGGGGTTGAGGTCCCCGAAGGGGAGGGCCTCGACCCGCTGGCACCCGAACATGTCTCGCCACTGGTCGGCTATCTCGCCTCACCGGCCGCGGCGAAGGTCAACGGTCAACTCCTGGTGGTGCACGGCGGAATGGTCGCCGTGCTCGACCGCCCGAAGGTGGCCGTGAAGTTCGACACGGCCAAGGATGTCTTCAGCCATGAAGAGCTGGACGAGCAGCTTTCCCCGTACTTCGCGGAGCGCCCCGCGAATGAGACCTTCGCGGCGGTCGAGGTGCTGGGGCTCAAGAAGGGTTGA
- a CDS encoding RNB domain-containing ribonuclease translates to MPSRHLRMTGTDGAALRTALRELRRRLGIPPGFPAGVLAEAEQAARAPRLPAQDATDIPLYSVDPPASRNPGRAMHLARRPGGGYRVHYAVPDITAYITPGGALDAEAHRRVTTLDFPDGRVPLYPAVLSEGAASLSPGQDQPALLWRFELDSSGGVIDTHVRRALVRSRATLDHETVQRSIDGATAEEPVALLRDIGRFREERERARGGISLVVPEQQIIPDGESYALDYRAVLPADGWTAQISLLAGMAAARLLLRSHTGVLRTLPTATGGAVTRLHRVARALAIDWPKKHTSYADVIRSLDPRRTNHAAFLQECGTLLRGGGYTVFTGQRPLPDHTVHAAVAAEYTHCMAPLRRLIDRYTGELCLAAVAGAEPPEWVLAVLADLPEEMAEGTRRADEVEGECVELVAAAVMSGRVGEVFDAYVVEEGTVQVHEPAVLGRMTGSAVPLGEWVRARLTGAAPGRESVRFVQA, encoded by the coding sequence ATGCCCAGCCGCCATCTGCGTATGACCGGCACCGACGGCGCCGCGCTGCGTACCGCCCTGCGTGAGCTGCGAAGACGGCTCGGGATCCCGCCCGGCTTCCCGGCCGGGGTACTGGCCGAGGCGGAGCAGGCGGCCCGCGCGCCCCGGCTGCCGGCGCAGGACGCCACCGACATCCCGCTGTACAGCGTCGATCCGCCCGCCTCCCGCAACCCGGGCCGGGCGATGCACCTCGCCCGTCGCCCGGGTGGCGGTTACCGGGTTCACTATGCGGTCCCCGACATCACCGCCTACATCACCCCCGGCGGTGCCCTGGACGCCGAAGCGCACCGCCGGGTGACCACCCTGGATTTCCCCGACGGCCGCGTCCCGCTCTACCCCGCCGTGCTCAGCGAGGGGGCTGCCAGCTTGTCGCCGGGGCAGGACCAGCCCGCCCTGCTGTGGCGGTTCGAGCTTGACTCAAGCGGCGGTGTCATCGATACGCACGTACGGCGGGCGCTGGTCCGCTCCCGGGCCACGCTCGACCACGAGACCGTCCAGCGGAGCATCGACGGCGCCACCGCCGAGGAGCCGGTCGCCCTGCTACGGGACATCGGCCGGTTCCGTGAGGAGCGGGAGCGCGCCCGTGGCGGCATCTCCCTCGTCGTCCCGGAGCAGCAGATCATCCCGGACGGCGAGAGCTACGCCCTGGACTACCGTGCGGTCCTGCCTGCCGACGGCTGGACCGCACAGATCTCCCTGCTGGCCGGGATGGCCGCCGCCCGGCTGCTGCTGCGGTCCCACACCGGCGTTCTGCGTACCCTCCCCACCGCCACCGGCGGCGCCGTCACCCGGCTGCACCGGGTCGCCCGGGCCCTGGCGATCGACTGGCCGAAGAAGCACACCTCGTACGCCGATGTCATCCGCTCCCTGGACCCCCGGCGCACCAACCACGCCGCTTTTCTGCAGGAGTGCGGCACCCTGCTGCGTGGCGGCGGCTACACCGTTTTCACCGGACAGCGACCGCTTCCCGACCACACCGTGCACGCGGCCGTCGCCGCCGAGTACACGCACTGCATGGCCCCGCTGCGGCGCCTCATCGACCGCTATACGGGCGAGCTCTGCCTGGCCGCCGTCGCGGGCGCGGAACCGCCGGAGTGGGTGCTGGCCGTCCTGGCTGACCTTCCCGAGGAGATGGCGGAGGGCACCCGGAGGGCCGACGAGGTGGAAGGGGAGTGTGTCGAACTGGTCGCGGCGGCGGTGATGTCGGGCCGGGTGGGGGAGGTCTTCGACGCGTATGTGGTCGAGGAGGGCACCGTTCAGGTCCATGAGCCGGCGGTCCTCGGCCGTATGACCGGGTCGGCTGTTCCGCTGGGTGAATGGGTACGGGCCCGGCTCACCGGGGCCGCCCCGGGGCGGGAATCAGTGCGCTTCGTACAGGCGTAA
- the eda gene encoding bifunctional 4-hydroxy-2-oxoglutarate aldolase/2-dehydro-3-deoxy-phosphogluconate aldolase — MASLLDLAPVIPVAVLDDVSAAVPLARALVAGGLPAIEVTLRTDTALDAIRAIADGVPEAVVGAGTVLTPAQVSAAVAAGAGFLVSPGWTARLLDAMRGSGLRFLPGVSTASEVVALLEHGVTEMKFFPAEAAGGREYLNSLSSPLPRARFCPTGGIRAETAPGYLALPNVRCVGGTWMLPAEALAARDWDRIERLAGEAARLPRAPALRHGGCAAQR, encoded by the coding sequence ATGGCTTCCCTGCTCGACCTCGCCCCCGTCATTCCGGTGGCCGTCCTCGATGACGTCTCCGCCGCCGTACCGCTCGCCCGCGCCCTGGTCGCGGGCGGGCTGCCCGCGATCGAGGTCACCCTGCGGACGGATACGGCGCTGGACGCGATACGCGCTATCGCGGACGGGGTACCGGAAGCCGTGGTCGGCGCGGGCACGGTGCTCACCCCGGCGCAGGTCTCCGCCGCCGTCGCCGCCGGCGCGGGCTTCCTGGTCAGCCCCGGGTGGACGGCCCGCCTCCTGGACGCCATGCGGGGCTCCGGCCTGCGGTTCCTGCCGGGGGTCTCGACGGCTTCGGAGGTCGTCGCGCTGCTGGAGCACGGCGTAACGGAGATGAAGTTCTTCCCCGCGGAAGCAGCAGGCGGGCGGGAATACCTCAACTCACTGTCCTCGCCCCTCCCCCGGGCCCGATTCTGCCCGACAGGTGGTATCAGGGCGGAGACGGCGCCCGGGTATCTGGCCCTGCCCAACGTCCGGTGCGTCGGCGGGACATGGATGCTTCCCGCCGAGGCCCTCGCCGCCCGGGACTGGGACCGCATCGAGCGCCTCGCCGGTGAGGCAGCGAGGCTGCCGCGCGCCCCGGCGCTTCGGCACGGCGGCTGCGCAGCTCAGCGGTGA
- the yaaA gene encoding peroxide stress protein YaaA, whose amino-acid sequence MLVLLPPSEGKAAGDSGPTLSLDALSLPGLTDARATVLAELVELCSGDEEKAREVLGLSEGLRGEVAKNAGLRTAPTRPAGEIYTGVLYDALDLATLSTAAHKRAEQALLVFSGLWGAVGITDPIPAYRCSGGVKLPGLGGLGAYWRGPMDTVLPNAAGDGLVLDLRSSAYAAMWKPKGELAERTATVRVLQSKIVNGVEKRSVVSHFNKATKGRIVRSLLAEGTQPRTPAQLAQTLDGLGHRVEYKTPAKAGKPWQLDVIVTELH is encoded by the coding sequence GTGCTCGTGCTGCTGCCGCCGTCCGAAGGAAAGGCCGCCGGTGACTCAGGGCCCACGCTGTCGCTGGACGCGCTGTCGCTGCCGGGGCTGACGGACGCCCGGGCGACGGTGCTGGCGGAGCTGGTGGAGCTCTGCTCGGGGGACGAGGAGAAGGCACGTGAGGTGCTGGGCCTGAGCGAGGGGCTGCGCGGCGAGGTCGCGAAGAACGCGGGCCTGCGAACGGCCCCGACCCGCCCCGCGGGGGAGATCTACACCGGGGTGCTCTACGACGCGCTGGACCTGGCGACCCTGAGTACGGCGGCACACAAGCGCGCGGAACAGGCGCTGCTGGTCTTCTCCGGCCTGTGGGGAGCGGTGGGGATCACTGACCCGATCCCCGCCTACCGCTGCTCGGGCGGGGTGAAGCTGCCCGGTCTCGGTGGGCTCGGTGCGTACTGGCGGGGGCCCATGGACACGGTCTTGCCGAACGCGGCGGGCGACGGGCTCGTACTGGATCTGCGGTCGTCGGCGTACGCGGCCATGTGGAAGCCGAAGGGCGAGCTGGCCGAGCGTACGGCGACCGTCCGGGTGCTCCAGTCGAAAATCGTCAACGGCGTCGAGAAGCGGTCGGTGGTCAGCCACTTCAACAAGGCGACGAAGGGACGGATCGTCCGCTCGCTGCTGGCGGAGGGGACCCAGCCCCGCACCCCCGCCCAGCTGGCCCAGACGCTGGACGGGCTGGGCCACCGGGTGGAGTACAAGACCCCCGCGAAGGCGGGGAAGCCGTGGCAGCTCGACGTGATCGTCACTGAGCTGCACTGA
- a CDS encoding zinc ribbon domain-containing protein, whose product MDVRLTQLAHKRRNLPEHAEIQALEGDLTQMRDLLIAAQTEESDTAREQTKAEQDVDQVRQRAARDQQRLDSGAVTSPKDLESLQSEIASLAKRQGDLEDIVLEVMERNEAAQARVAELTERVSSVQAKVDDAAARRARATEEIDAEEATVRKEREVVAGSVPADLLKLYEKLRQQQGGVGAARLYQRRCEGCRLELNITELNEVREAAPDTVLRCENCRRILVRTPESGL is encoded by the coding sequence CTGGATGTCCGGCTCACCCAGCTCGCGCACAAGCGCAGGAACCTCCCTGAGCACGCCGAGATCCAGGCGCTGGAGGGTGACCTCACCCAGATGCGTGACTTGCTGATCGCCGCGCAGACGGAGGAGAGCGACACCGCCCGTGAGCAGACCAAGGCCGAGCAGGACGTCGACCAGGTCCGGCAGCGCGCCGCCCGCGACCAGCAGCGGCTCGACTCCGGCGCGGTCACCAGCCCCAAGGACCTGGAGAGCCTGCAGAGCGAAATCGCCTCGCTGGCCAAGCGGCAGGGCGATCTGGAGGACATCGTCCTGGAGGTGATGGAGCGCAACGAGGCCGCGCAGGCACGGGTGGCGGAGCTGACCGAGCGAGTATCGTCGGTGCAGGCCAAGGTCGATGACGCGGCGGCTCGGCGGGCGCGGGCCACCGAGGAGATCGACGCCGAGGAAGCGACGGTGCGCAAGGAGCGCGAGGTCGTGGCCGGGTCGGTGCCCGCTGATCTGCTGAAGCTGTACGAGAAGCTGCGCCAGCAGCAGGGCGGTGTGGGCGCGGCGCGGCTGTACCAGCGGCGCTGTGAGGGCTGCCGTCTTGAGCTCAACATCACCGAGCTGAACGAGGTCCGCGAGGCCGCGCCCGACACGGTGCTGCGGTGCGAGAACTGCCGCCGGATCCTGGTCCGTACGCCCGAGTCAGGTCTGTGA